One window from the genome of Cryptomeria japonica chromosome 6, Sugi_1.0, whole genome shotgun sequence encodes:
- the LOC131048635 gene encoding cyclin-D3-1, whose protein sequence is MAPSFDCVSNVLENGSHFESWDNQGDTQQTHLSLSFFAAEDDESLSVLLQKEPEFMPKQGYVERFRNRTLDLNARREAVNWILKVHCFYNFGSLTGYLAVNYLDRFLSIFKLPQGTCKAWMLQLVSVACLSLAVKMADIHVPLLQDLQGEDAKFIFDAHTIQRMELLVLSTLQWRMHSVTPFSFVDYFVSKAIERNNVTPVHLIERAVELILNTVKVADMAEYKPSAIAAAAVLCAAEEVVPLEAAHYKRVLSSCSNVDKERMFGCYNLIQEIMIENSFTRSKKNQISGGSLSAAKTPTGVLDAGACFSSWDSDKTSATRTSSISVEPYAKRRKLNEFCSSVFVSEVQPC, encoded by the exons ATGGCGCCCAGCTTTGACTGTGTGTCCAATGTGCTTGAGAATGGTTCGCATTTCGAATCCTGGGACAACCAGGGCGATACCCAACAGACCCATTTGTCCCTGTCTTTCTTTGCAGCTGAGGATGATGAGTCGCTCTCTGTGCTGCTCCAAAAAGAGCCCGAGTTCATGCCCAAGCAAGGCTATGTGGAGCGGTTCAGGAATCGAACCCTTGATCTTAACGCTCGCAGGGAGGCTGTCAACTGGATTCTCAAG GTGCATTGCTTTTATAATTTTGGGTCCCTGACTGGCTACCTGGCTGTTAATTACCTGGATCGGTTCCTTTCGATATTTAAGCTGCCA CAAGGTACCTGCAAGGCTTGGATGCTCCAGCTGGTCTCTGTTGCTTGCTTGTCTCTGGCGGTTAAAATGGCGGACATTCATGTTCCCCTTCTTCaagatttgcag GGGGAGGATGCAAAGTTCATATTTGATGCACATACTATTCAAAGAATGGAGCTTCTGGTTCTGAGCACACTGCAATGGAGAATGCACTCTGTTACGCCATTTTCCTTTGTTGATTACTTCGTCTCCAAAGCCATTGAACGGAACAATGTCACTCCCGTACATCTGATTGAGAGGGCTGTTGAGCTCATTCTTAACACTGTCAAAG TGGCAGATATGGCAGAATACAAGCCATCTGCCATTGCAGCAGCAGCAGTACTGTGTGCAGCTGAGGAAGTGGTACCTCTGGAAGCAGCCCATTACAAGAGGGTTCTATCTTCTTGCAGCAATGTGGACAAA GAAAGAATGTTTGGGTGTTACAATCTGATCCAGGAAATTATGATAGAGAATTCCTTCACAAGAAGCAAGAAAAACCAGATATCAGGAGGATCCCTATCAGCAGCAAAAACTCCTACTGGAGTTCTTGATGCAGGGGCATGTTTCAGCAGCTGGGACAGTGACAAAACAAGTGCTACTCGCACCTCAAGCATAAGCGTGGAGCCATATGCCAAAAGGAGAAAACTGAATGAATTCTGCAGCTCAGTGTTCGTTTCTGAAGTACAGCCATGCTGA